A genomic region of Candidatus Anaeroferrophillus wilburensis contains the following coding sequences:
- a CDS encoding sensor domain-containing diguanylate cyclase: MTTKPVDTDLNNTVIDAKGAIFEKIFAENRELREKLARIMAISRENQDRQHHYNQVEDRIFAAENLPQLLLSLQQEVGERFTIPMVSVALLNSVMEGIENTRLATDQIAINMTPTTTMPKEIYLSLFPNHKPLIFAGIPLELAAFFPAAKNTTVGSSAAIPLAAGNRCMGILMLISDDPEKFQPTMATDFIERLGSRLAIAIENLAIRGQLEKASRTDQLTGVFNRHSLKEILRLEFERAKRYQHPLSLMMIDLDDFKQINDHHGHGVGDLVLTQLGVVLMENTRSNDAVFRYGGDEFLIIMPHTNQLQAQRVAEKILAKTRDGEIFLEGSLGLSCSLSIGQATFPTSGIDSPETLLEVADEHLYAAKKAGKGRVKSG, from the coding sequence CTTGAACAATACGGTGATTGACGCCAAGGGAGCAATTTTTGAAAAGATTTTTGCGGAAAACCGGGAGCTCAGAGAAAAGCTGGCCCGGATCATGGCCATCAGCCGGGAAAATCAGGACCGTCAGCACCATTACAATCAGGTTGAAGACCGGATCTTCGCGGCGGAAAATCTCCCCCAGCTCCTGCTCTCCCTCCAGCAGGAAGTGGGAGAACGCTTCACCATCCCCATGGTTTCGGTCGCCCTGCTGAATTCGGTTATGGAAGGAATTGAAAATACCAGGCTGGCAACCGACCAGATCGCCATCAACATGACCCCCACCACAACCATGCCGAAGGAAATCTATCTCTCTTTGTTCCCCAACCATAAACCACTGATTTTCGCCGGCATACCGCTGGAGCTGGCCGCTTTTTTTCCGGCCGCAAAAAACACCACTGTCGGTTCTTCGGCTGCCATCCCGCTGGCCGCCGGCAACCGCTGTATGGGCATCCTCATGCTGATCAGTGACGACCCGGAAAAATTTCAGCCCACCATGGCAACCGATTTCATTGAGCGGCTTGGCAGCCGGCTGGCCATCGCCATTGAAAATCTGGCCATTCGCGGACAACTGGAAAAAGCCTCGCGCACCGACCAGCTCACCGGAGTATTCAACCGCCATTCCCTGAAGGAAATTCTGAGGCTGGAATTTGAACGGGCAAAACGCTACCAGCACCCCCTCTCCCTGATGATGATCGACCTGGATGATTTCAAGCAGATAAACGACCACCATGGTCATGGGGTCGGCGATCTGGTCCTGACGCAGCTTGGGGTAGTCCTGATGGAAAACACGAGGAGCAATGACGCCGTCTTCCGTTACGGCGGTGATGAGTTTCTTATTATCATGCCCCATACCAATCAGCTTCAGGCCCAGAGGGTGGCCGAAAAAATTCTTGCTAAAACCAGGGACGGAGAAATTTTTCTGGAAGGTTCGCTTGGACTGTCCTGCTCACTGTCCATCGGTCAGGCAACATTCCCGACCAGCGGCATCGACTCGCCGGAAACCCTGCTGGAAGTGGCGGATGAACATCTCTACGCCGCCAAGAAAGCAGGAAAGGGCAGGGTAAAAAGCGGTTAG